The DNA segment CAGGTACTGGTCCTCCAGGTAGTCTGGAACAGAGAGAACCGGGTCAGAACAGGTACTGGTCCTCCAGGTAGTCTGGAACAGAGAGAACCAGGTCAGAACAGGTACTCTAAGTTGTGGACTCACCGAGGCTCCTGAAGCCCCGGGCCATGGGCAGCAGGCGGCCCCAGGGTTGAGGTTCCGGCTCCTCGGGGACGGACGCCAGCGTAACGGGGATGGTGTCCACGCTGCTCAGAGTCCCCGAGCCGCTGGAAGACGTCGGGCCGCTGGAAGAACTGGAACCAGTCTGGGACTTGGACTGGGTCTGGGATGGAGACTGGGTGGACTGGACCTGGGATGGAGACTGGGTGGACCGGGCCTGGGATGGAGACTGGGTGGACTGGGTCTGGGATGGAGACTGGGTGGACTGGACCTGGGATGGAGACTGGGTGGACTGGGCCTGGGTGGATTGGGTCTGGGACTGGGTGGACTGGGGCTGCCCCCCCTCATGTGGACTCTCTTCAGACATCTTCCAGCTCTGCGGATGAGACGATGACATCATACAGGTCAACTGAGTCTAGACACGCCCCTTCTTCCATCCAACCACTCCGCGCCAAACTACGTTTACAAAACgtataattttaaaaacttcAACCACTCACTCCTAATAAGAAGGTAGACAACCAGGGCGGGAATTCCCCTAGATATGTTATAGTCTTCTCTGTAATTCGGAACAATGTCAACATGAAATAACGAACTACTTTTTAAAGAGGGGCCTCATCTTTCTTCAGTCACAACCCACAAAGTCAATATTTACATGCGAACAAGGCGACGTTAAAttagctctttttttaatggagtccGTTGAGTGTTGAGATGTTTAAATTTCAAACTGACGGTATCGGAGATGCAGATGGAAACAGATCTGGGTCCAGACCCGGATCAGTACCGTGCCGGGTCACTAACTCCGCCCAGCAGCCGGAGGAGGACCGGGATATTCCACCGGCTTCACATCCGCTCCCTACACACCGAGCTGCTTCATATAAACCGCCAGGGCGAAGCGGGCTGAGCCGTGCCAAGCCGTGCTAACCCGGGTTCGTGCTCTAACATTTCCTCGGCCACTCACCGGAGCTGAGGTCTCTGCAAGTAAACAAACCGGACAGGAGCAGTGGACCGGACACGTGGAGGGAACGGAATCGTGCaggaaa comes from the Etheostoma cragini isolate CJK2018 unplaced genomic scaffold, CSU_Ecrag_1.0 ScbMSFa_4233, whole genome shotgun sequence genome and includes:
- the LOC117941092 gene encoding putative protein TPRXL, which produces MSEESPHEGGQPQSTQSQTQSTQAQSTQSPSQVQSTQSPSQTQSTQSPSQARSTQSPSQVQSTQSPSQTQSKSQTGSSSSSGPTSSSGSGTLSSVDTIPVTLASVPEEPEPQPWGRLLPMARGFRSLDYLEDQYLF